The nucleotide window ATAAGATAAGCCGAATTAGATAACATTGCAGACCACAGGGGGTGGATTCAATGCGGCGGCAAAGCCTGATAGCCCTCCTGTTGGGCCTGCTGATAGTTGGTGTTATAGGATATGCACAGGCAACCCCCATAGGCGGTGCCAAAGTAATTCTCCTCGACAAAAATGGGAACGCGCTAACAGGACAGGGGAGAATCTACTATGCAGTCTGGACGTTCGACGAAAAGGGCAGTATCAAAGTCCTTGAAAAAGGCACCCTTGAAAGGAAGCTTTTCTTCTCGGAAAACACGATAAGAGTACCCTCAAGTGTACTCAACGAGGCCAAAACGATCGCAAGAAAAATAGGCTCAAAAACCACCTTCATAGGAGTGGACGTCTGGATTGTAAAAAACGGAGAGGTTTACACCCTACCACCGGACAGTTTTGAAGTAACAACAGACCAGACCACTTTACCCCAAACCGTGAAGCTGAGGTTCAACCCCAAGGAAGCAGAGAAAACCACAATTGTGAAGATTGAAAAGAAAGCCGGCGTACAACCCCAAGGCTACCTGAATCCCCCATGGTTTGAATGGCGAACGGTGAAGGAGCAAAGATTTCAAAACGTCAAAATACCTGTTCTTATAATCCACAACAACGTCTGGAGCGATATCTTTGGCACAGCCGACATCGGAATAACAGTTCAGAAGTACTGGGGCCCTGACGTGACAGTTGCACTTGGAGACAAGATATCGGAGAAAGTTGAGTTTGACCCAAGTTCCATAACGGTTAAGGTTCTCGGAAGATCGATAACCAACTACTTTGCAGGCGGAGACGATATCACGGTTCCAAAGGAGGACTTTTGGGGCTACGTATGGATTAAAGGGACCATTCACTACATCTACCAGAAGGAGTACATGTGCGAGGAAGATTCCCACGGCAATGTCTTCTGCTCCCCAACTGGCAACGAGAGATACTTTGCAAAGGTAGACAGCTTCACCATAGACAGGGTCAGTGGGAATGTCAAACACATAGCAAGCGGTTCAACACTGGGAAAGCCACCATACAACTTTCCAAGCAGTTGGATGAAGAAATCAAGTGGAATATCCACAGGGGTAAACAACCCGATATCACTCTCAGAGTTTTACGGAAAAATTTATGCAGGAAGTGACGGCCACAGCTTTGGCGTGGGCGTACCCGTGGGGGCAATCTTAGATGCTCTGGCAGATGGCAGTCTCCCACCGTGGTTTGCAACCATAACCGTTGGCTTCAGTGTTAGTGACTATTCCAGTTACGTCATGCTTGGCCACGTAAAAAACAAAGGGCCTTCCAGCACCGTAACTTTCCACGCAATGGAAAGCAAGTATAAGGTTGAGATCCCAGTGCACCACTGGTACGGTACGACCTATGAAAAGGTAAACGTTCCGATTGGCCTTTATGTGGAAGCTGACTACAGTTGAACTGCTTTTTATTTACCTTTCCCAAAACCCCTTTAACCCCCTCCCCCAACTTTTCCCGGTGGTCGGTATGAGGGCGTTCATAGCTATCGACGTCAGCGATGAGGTTAGGGACAACCTCCTCAAAGCCCAGGAGAGAATAGGAAACAAAGTGGCAAAGATAAAGTTCGTTGAGAGGGAAAACCTTCACGTAACGCTGAAGTTCCTCGGAGAAATCGACGAGGCTTTAGCCGAAGAGGTCAAGAAAGCTCTGGGAGAGATAGCTAATAGGCACAGGAAGCACAGGGTTAAGGTTAAGGGGATAGGCGTCTTCCCGAACCCGAACTACGTAAGGGTGATATGGGCCGGGATAGAGAACGACGAGGGACTGAAGGCTATAGCCCAGGACGTGGAAAAGGAAATGCATCGCTTGGGCTTCAAGAAGGACAAGGACTTCGTCGCCCACGTAACCATCGGCCGCGTCAAGTTCGTAAAGGATAAGCTTGAGCTTACGATGGCTCTGAAGGATCTCGCCAACAAGGACTTTGGCGAATTTGAGGTTAATGCGATAGAGCTGAAGAAGAGCACTCTGACGCCAAAGGGTCCGATTTACGAGACTATCGCTAGGTTCGAGCTGGCGGAATGAAGTTGGAAAAGAAAGAGGGAAACGGGGATTATCGCGAGGTTGCTCCCCTCAAGGAACTCAAGTTTGTCCTTTGAGAGGAGTATTTTGTTCTTTATTCCGACCCTTGGGAAGTCTTGAGGCCTAACCCTCTTCCTCCACTTCACTTCCACGCCAAAGTAAGGCGTTACAAAATCCACCTCTCTGGAACCGCTGAAAAAGTACGTTGGGTAAAGGCGCTTCAGGTGTTCACCGACAATACCCTCAATTATCCTGTCCGTCTCAGGCCCTTTCCCGAAGAACCTCCTGAAGGTTTGAAGTAGCAGGGGGTCAAGAAAATAGAACTTGCGCTCTTTCCTGAAGAGGGGGGTTAAATCGTGGAGTTTGACCTGAAAGTAGTTCCTCCCGATGAACAGCTCCTCAGAGAGCTCTAGATAATCCCTCACCGTGACGTGAGAACCTATCTCAAGCTCTTTGGCAAGGGAGTTGAGGGTCACTCTGTCACCGTAGCGACGCAGGAGGCCGAGTATTATTGAAAGGGCTATCCTCTCGCTCCTTCCAAGCTTGGCCACATCGAGAATCGTGGCGTTGTAAATCATCTCGTAGGTTTCAGGTTTTATACTCCTCTCCAGGAGTTCGTAGATAGACTTAGGATAACCACCTGAGGAGAGATAAAAGTCGAGCGCACCGCTCAGGACTTCAAGGTATGGATAAAGCTCAAGGGCGTTTTCGTAGAACTCTCTGCTCGTTTTCGGAAGGACATAGGAGAGCTGGATATTCCTTAATTTTGGCTCAAAAATCAGAGAAACAATCCTAAAGTCCAGCGGAAGGAATTCCTCAACTTTAACCTTCCTTCCGGGGAAGCTCTCCCTTTTCAGCCCGGCCGAAGTCGAACCCGTAACTTGGAGTACTATCCTAGATGCAAGGGGAGAATCAAGAAGAAACTTGATGGCTCTCTCCCAGTTCTCAACAAAGGTAACCTCATCGAGAAAAACGTAGGCCCTTCCTCTCGTACTCCTGAGAAATGACCTAACTATCGAGACTATCTCACGGTAGTCTCTCAAGAGGTCGCAGGAGAAGTACAGAACGTTCCTTGGATTAACTCCCGACTCGATGAGGTTTGCTATAAAGAGCTTCATGTAGGTAGTCTTGCCAACCTGTCTCGGACCAATAAGAACCTTGTTAGTCTGCTCAAAGCGGTAGTTAATCCTTGGCTTTTGAGAAAGGGCTTTTTCAACCCGTTCGTCATCGTATATGGCATCAGGATCAGCCCACCATGGGTTTTGAACTACCATCAAGTCCTCCATCTCGCATCATTGATAGAAAGATAACAAAAGATATATAAATATTTTGATAGCCTAATATCAATAGGTGTAGAATATGGACGTTAAAGCGGTCATCAGCGAAGTCCTCCAGCGAATCAGGCCGACCGAGGAGGAGAGGGCCTTCGTTAAGGAGCTGATGGATGAGCTCGGAGAAATCGCTGAGAGGATTATAGACGAGCTCGGCCTTGAAGCTAAGCCCTACTTCGTAGGCTCTTTAGCTAAGGACACGTATCTGGCTGGAGACCACGACGTTGACCTCTTCCTCGCTTTTCCGCTGGAGACTCCCCTTGAGGAGCTCAGGGAAAAGGGCCTAGAGCTCGGTAAGGTCATAGCGGAGAGGCTCGATTCATATGAGATTGCCTACGCGGAGCATCCGTACGTGAGGGCCAGTTACAAGGGAGTTGGCGTTGACCTCGTTCCGTGCTACGACGTTAAGAACTGGCGGGACGTAAGAACAGCAGTGGACCGCTCGATTCTCCACACACGGTGGGTGAACGAGCACATAAAAGGCAAAAACGATGAAGTCCGCCTCCTCAAGAGGTTTTTAAAGGGGATTAAAGCCTACGGTAGCGAGGTCTACGTGAGGGGCTTCTCAGGTTATCTCGCCGAGATTCTGGTGATAAAGTACGGCTCTTTCCTCGACGTCCTGAGGAATGCCGACTTCATGCTGAGGCAGAAGATAATCGACCCCGAAAACTGGCTGAGGAAGGAACCGGAGATAGCGATGAAAACTGTGAGGAGGGAAGTGGAGGAGGACAGGCCGCTTATAGTCATAGACCCCGTCGATCCAAGGCGGAACGTTTCGGCAAACCTGAGCTGGGAAAAGTACGGGGTGTTTTACTTCAAATCTGAAGGCTTTCTGAAGGAACCGTCCATTGAGTTCTTCTTCCCGCCGGTGGCAACCCCGGGGGACTACGCTGATGAGCTCAGGAGGAAGGGAACCCACCTGCTGACGATCCTCTTTGATAGGCCCGAGCTTGTAGATGACGTTCTCCTCCCCCAGCTGGAGAAGAGCGCCAGGGGAATTGAAACGGCCCTGGAACGGGAGGGCTTTAGGGTTTTTGGCCGGAACTACGGCTATTCCGACAAAAAAGCCTTCATAATGCTTGAGGTAGACAGATTGGAAAGGCCGGCGGTGAAGATACATCCCGGCCCGGAGTTCTTCACCGAGAGGGGGAGGGACTTCTACAGGAAAAACGAGAGGGTCTGGCTGGTGGGCAAAAGGCTCTACGCCGAGAAAAAGGTTACTGAAAACGTCCTGGACATTCTTTCTAGTCTCCTCGAAAAGAACCAGGTATCCCTCGGGAAGAACCTGAGGGAAGTGGTAAAGAATGCCGACTTCCTCGTGGACTACGTTCCGGGTGAGTTGGGGGGAGAGGCCTACCTCTTCCTGAGCAGGAAAAAAGATAGCTTGAAGGGTTAAAGAAACTCAACTTGAAGACCAAAATCCTGAAGGACTTCAAAGTCTCTGTCAAGGGTTATAAGCCTCATGTTGTTGGCGATACAGATTGATCCAATAAGGAGGTCTTTCAGTGCCATGGGTTTTCCAGACTTCCTAAGCTCTCTAAACAGGTAGGCGGCCACTTCCGATGCTTTATCGTCAAAGGGTAGCCGCTCAAGAAAGTCAAGCCACATGAGCTCATCCTTTTTTGGCAGTCCCACAAGAAGCTCGAACTTGGTTATTGTCGTTATGTAAAATTCCTTATCGGATTCGAGAACCCTTTGTCTAACTTCTTCATTTCCGCGGGCCAGTTCGATTATCACGCTCGTATCAAGAACCGCTGCCATTCATCGAATCCCTCCTCTACCTCTCTAAGTTTCTTTTTGACTTCCTTGTACTCCTCCTCGCTCAAAATACCGAAGATTCTATTGATAACATGGGCATTTCCCCTTTTCTCCCTGAGGAGTTCTCTAAGAACCTCCGAGAAGCTTCTATTGCCCTTTATCCTGCTCAGTTCTTCATACACATCGTCCGCTATGGTAAGAGTTTTTACCATCGACACCCCCATATAAACTGAGTGCACTCAGTGTATTTAATCTTTGTGCTCGCACCATTCCCCGTTCTCCCAGTGGCCGTGGGCTTCGCCGGGGATATGACCAGTATCGGCCACCGCCCATTCGAGATTGTAAGGCTCGATCAGGGCCTTTAGGCTACCCTTTAAGTCCCTCTTTCCCACGTAGAGGCCCGCCCTCGTGACGACGTTGTACCCGCTGTTCGGAACCTCGCTCCTCAGCGCTTCTTCCCAAGCTCTTTCAGTTGTTTCCCAGCCTTCCAGTGATGACAGGAAGGAGAGATTCCAGACGTGGTAAAGGCTTTCGAAGTTGAGAACCCTTAGGTAGGCCTCGATGAAGAGATTCTGTAGTTCATCCCCCTCGAAGTAGTCCATGAGCTCTATGAGGGCCTTGGTTATGGTGGAAACGTTTCCAAAAGCCACCCTCGTGTCGAGGTTCTCCCAGAAGCGCGGACAGGAGTGGTTGGCCAGGAGCATGAGGTAGTAGGCCCTCCCCAGCTTAAGGGCTTCTCTATCCCCGTTGGCCGGCTCAAGGACGTAGTCGAGGGAGGTATCGATGCCAAAGTAGTCGTAGTAGTCCTTGAAAAAGACCCTCGCGTAGCGGACGAGAAACTCTTCGCTCGATGAAGGCTCAATACCGAGCTTTTTCAGACCTTTCAGAACTCCAAGGCGAACTGTTCTGTTGAGCTCCTCAAAGAGCCTTGTAAATGCAACCTTCCAGAGCTGGCTTATCCTCCTTCCCTTCACTTCCCTCGCGAAGACCTTTCCGTCGGCCCTGCGATAGCCGAGCCACCGCGAGTCGCTCGTCTTTCCATCGAGGCTCAAATCGAAGTAGTCGCTCCAGCTGGAGTAGTCCTTGACCCCTATCTCAAAGGAGCATTCCCCGTCGAGGCGTTTGAACTCCCCGGAGAGTTTTTTTCTGACGAACTCCATCGCCGAGACGCGCTCGACTCCGTTGCCTTCAATCCCCTCCATCCACGCTGTAAAGCGGTCGAGCTGAGCGGGGTTTCCCAAGAGACTCTCCAGGTCGCTGGCCGTGAAGACCAAATATGGAACGCCCAGGTTCTCCTTGTAGTCGTCGCGGTAGTCAAGGGTGGCCGAGACGAGACCCGGAACGTCGAGGGTGTTGAAGGCAAAGGCGTCACTCAAACTCCACTCCCTGCCGAAGACGAAGGAGTTCCCGTAGCGGTTGCAGGAGTGCTTCGCCTGCGGAAAGTCGTAGATGAGCTGTCTCTCGTCGAGAAGGAAGACGGGCCTTTTTTCTGTGGAAACCTCGACTATGGAGGCGCTCTCCCTCGTTATCACCGCCTCGGGGAGCCAGTAGCCAAGGACATCTCTTCCCTCAGTCAGGGGGGAGTAGAAGTCAAAGGAGACCCTCGCAAGGATT belongs to Thermococcus sp. and includes:
- the thpR gene encoding RNA 2',3'-cyclic phosphodiesterase, coding for MRAFIAIDVSDEVRDNLLKAQERIGNKVAKIKFVERENLHVTLKFLGEIDEALAEEVKKALGEIANRHRKHRVKVKGIGVFPNPNYVRVIWAGIENDEGLKAIAQDVEKEMHRLGFKKDKDFVAHVTIGRVKFVKDKLELTMALKDLANKDFGEFEVNAIELKKSTLTPKGPIYETIARFELAE
- a CDS encoding ATP-binding protein; translation: MVVQNPWWADPDAIYDDERVEKALSQKPRINYRFEQTNKVLIGPRQVGKTTYMKLFIANLIESGVNPRNVLYFSCDLLRDYREIVSIVRSFLRSTRGRAYVFLDEVTFVENWERAIKFLLDSPLASRIVLQVTGSTSAGLKRESFPGRKVKVEEFLPLDFRIVSLIFEPKLRNIQLSYVLPKTSREFYENALELYPYLEVLSGALDFYLSSGGYPKSIYELLERSIKPETYEMIYNATILDVAKLGRSERIALSIILGLLRRYGDRVTLNSLAKELEIGSHVTVRDYLELSEELFIGRNYFQVKLHDLTPLFRKERKFYFLDPLLLQTFRRFFGKGPETDRIIEGIVGEHLKRLYPTYFFSGSREVDFVTPYFGVEVKWRKRVRPQDFPRVGIKNKILLSKDKLEFLEGSNLAIIPVSLFLFQLHSASSNLAIVS
- the cca gene encoding CCA tRNA nucleotidyltransferase, whose protein sequence is MDVKAVISEVLQRIRPTEEERAFVKELMDELGEIAERIIDELGLEAKPYFVGSLAKDTYLAGDHDVDLFLAFPLETPLEELREKGLELGKVIAERLDSYEIAYAEHPYVRASYKGVGVDLVPCYDVKNWRDVRTAVDRSILHTRWVNEHIKGKNDEVRLLKRFLKGIKAYGSEVYVRGFSGYLAEILVIKYGSFLDVLRNADFMLRQKIIDPENWLRKEPEIAMKTVRREVEEDRPLIVIDPVDPRRNVSANLSWEKYGVFYFKSEGFLKEPSIEFFFPPVATPGDYADELRRKGTHLLTILFDRPELVDDVLLPQLEKSARGIETALEREGFRVFGRNYGYSDKKAFIMLEVDRLERPAVKIHPGPEFFTERGRDFYRKNERVWLVGKRLYAEKKVTENVLDILSSLLEKNQVSLGKNLREVVKNADFLVDYVPGELGGEAYLFLSRKKDSLKG
- a CDS encoding type II toxin-antitoxin system VapC family toxin, with product MAAVLDTSVIIELARGNEEVRQRVLESDKEFYITTITKFELLVGLPKKDELMWLDFLERLPFDDKASEVAAYLFRELRKSGKPMALKDLLIGSICIANNMRLITLDRDFEVLQDFGLQVEFL
- a CDS encoding antitoxin VapB family protein — its product is MVKTLTIADDVYEELSRIKGNRSFSEVLRELLREKRGNAHVINRIFGILSEEEYKEVKKKLREVEEGFDEWQRFLIRA
- a CDS encoding glycoside hydrolase, with the translated sequence MFMKYAHHFHAYQPGDIVYILDGDGSKPIEYEERKSPVTIRIREEDVKGENWTRAMLYSYEHISEVLSRMKGISIDVEPFTFLMLLRYHRKAFEEAVELMKKFDAVPTTPFHPIVPHLDEFEQRILARVSFDFYSPLTEGRDVLGYWLPEAVITRESASIVEVSTEKRPVFLLDERQLIYDFPQAKHSCNRYGNSFVFGREWSLSDAFAFNTLDVPGLVSATLDYRDDYKENLGVPYLVFTASDLESLLGNPAQLDRFTAWMEGIEGNGVERVSAMEFVRKKLSGEFKRLDGECSFEIGVKDYSSWSDYFDLSLDGKTSDSRWLGYRRADGKVFAREVKGRRISQLWKVAFTRLFEELNRTVRLGVLKGLKKLGIEPSSSEEFLVRYARVFFKDYYDYFGIDTSLDYVLEPANGDREALKLGRAYYLMLLANHSCPRFWENLDTRVAFGNVSTITKALIELMDYFEGDELQNLFIEAYLRVLNFESLYHVWNLSFLSSLEGWETTERAWEEALRSEVPNSGYNVVTRAGLYVGKRDLKGSLKALIEPYNLEWAVADTGHIPGEAHGHWENGEWCEHKD